The nucleotide sequence TTCCTGACGTGACTTTCCTCTTCCTGAGGTCAGCAGGTTACAACAGCAGTCACCGGTCTCACAGCACAGCTGAACTGACTGCATGGTTCTTAGGTTTAACAGTTAATCAGTATTTGTCTGGTACGTGCCAGAACTGTGATGCATCTGTACCACAGCTAGGCCAAACGGTTAGGTAACAGCTTAAAATTATACTTAGACAATGAACACTGAATTGTAGCCAACTGTAACATAAATTGGACTTTTCAAAATTACTTTTTGCTAACTTTTTCAAGAAAACTTTGGCAATCTGGCAATCCTTGTGGCAGTTGTTCCGCCACTTTAGAAACCACAGctctgttttgggtttttttcagtCCTAATGAGCAAATGTTAACATGCAGCCACCCTGAACTAAGAGGTCACACATGCTAAACATTACCTGCCTAACATGTTAACATTGTTAGTGCAGGCATATTAACATTCTGATGTTAGCATTTGGCCAAACCACCACTGTGCCTACAGCCTGACAGTACGTctgattaatatttttttagCATGGTCCTACACATATAGCATGTAGCCGTCCAATTGCTTCAAACCAACCAATAATGGGACCAATATCAGTCTTAAAAAGTCTGCTTTATTTTATATGGAAGTAAGGTGGAGTTAAACCGCTCTGAAGTTGTCTAGCATTAAGCTTGACCACTGACACCATGAACCAAGTCAGCCTGTTGCCAACTCATTATATAACACAACCTCTCTGGATACGTGCAGCATACTGGGCAAGTCTGTTTAAAACATTGacagcagctgctgtgtgttatttgacattttggacaACTCAGTGTAGTTATTCTGCTAAAAACAGCAGAACAACGCCTACAATTTCAATTGTTTAGcaattttcagtgttttttaagaatttattttaattattatcagATACAGATGTTACCAAGACGACAACTACGCTATCCACAATATTTTCAACGGTGCTCTTATTCCCATTGCTTTACTACTGCAATTTACACTGTAATCACCAATCTGAACATGTAGACTAGTTGTTGAGCAATTCAGTACTTGTCTTCTTATAGTATTTGTTGGCAAACCAAGCCACAAATTCAAAATAACCAAATGACTTAGAGATTGGAGATCACACTTGGAGATCCCATTAAACCGAAGTTTGTCATGTACacattgattttatgttatttttggaGTAAAGTATATGTATGTGGAGTGGAGGGTCATTCTAGGGGACTGCTCAGCCACCAGATCCCTTCCAGTCCCTTCGCAGTATAACCTAACAAACTACCCTTCATACCaccatctctccctctttctaaCTTCACCTTACCTCACCTTTCCTTgatcttatttgttttttaaaaaacattctccctcctgcctgtctgttttgcctccttctctccttctgcTTTTTCCTGGTGTAAtctctgttcctcctctctctctttagcAAATGAAGCATCATGGCCTAGCATCAGTAAGAGTGTGTCGGATTGGAGGACCAACAGTCCAGAACAGGTAATAGTGAAGGTTACCATGGAATTAGACATTACCATATTTCTCCCAAATGATATTATAGAAACAATGAAATATTAATGGTTTGCTTCTTTTAGCATAGTGCAGTACATATATCTGAATTTTTCAACTTCAGAAATATCTTTGGGAGAAAAATCTCACAGAAAATGAGGTTATGCAGTCTGGCTTTGGAAAAATCTTTTTCCAATTCAATCTCTCTTTCCTCATCTCaatgtctctccctcccctcagcATCCCTCTGGTTATGGCACCTACCCCAGTGCCACCCACCAGGCGGCAGGGCATCACTgtgccaccagctccctgcccCGCTCTGCCCCTGGTACACTGGGCTGGCCCCGATCTGGTGGCGCGAATGCCACCTCATCGTCCCCTTCGTCATCTTCCTCTTCACAGCAAATACAGCAGCGGATCTCTGTCCCTCCAAATTCTAGCCAAGGTAATTTAAAGAATAACTTAGCAGCAAGGAGAAAGGCTGCATTCCTGCCGTCTGTAGTTAAAAGGTTCAGACCACATCACATCACTCAAAATATGTCACATGGGGgtttgacatttcaaaatgatataAGTGCGTGTTaagttttttgtgtgtaacCTGTGTATTTCCCCGACCCTGCCTCCACTGTTAGGCCCTGACACCACATCCCAACCCTCTCCCTTGTCCCCTCAAACAGAGCGAACAGACCCCCCACCAGCAGTGGCAGTTCGTCCCTATGTCCCGGACCACCCCTCCAGGCCTCAGTCTCCTAGAAAGGGCCCCCCTACCATGAACAGCAGCTCCATCTACAGTATGTACCTCCAGCACCCTCAGGCCAAAAACTATGGCTCTCTCAGCAACAGGACAACTGTCAAAGCAGGTAATTTGACAGCAGATTGAAATAGATTTTTAACATATGATTGATTCATGTACACACAAAAGATAATGTTTATTTCTTGTGCCGTTGCCCTTTCTCTCCATAGTCTACGGTAAACCCAtcctccccacctcctccaACTCTCCATCCCCTGTACCTTTTCtccagggaggaggaggagtagcaagagcaggaggagaggatgttACAGATAAAgacagaggaaaaggaggaggcgAGAGCAATGATGGGCAAATCCTGCCTCCACCCAGCGTGGACAACATCCCGCGTCCCCTTAGTCCCACTAAGCTCACCCCAGTTGGTAAGTACCAGAGTATCAAGTTAAACTCATCTGTCCGCAATCATGAATTTACTCTAGTTCCAAGTGTCCCTTGCCAAATCAATGATAGAAGAAATGTGTTATTGTAAACATTACAGAATTGTGAATATTTCGATTTCCCACCACAGCCCATTCCCAGCTACGCTATCAGAGTGATGCTGACCTGGAGGTCCTTCGCCGACGCCTCAGCAATGCTCCGCGACCCCTGAAGAAACGGAGCTCAATCACTGAGCCTGAGGGACCGCAGGGGCCAAACATCCAAAAACTACTGTACCAGAGGTCTGTGCTACTGTAGACTGTACcccaacatgaaaacaaatcattattTTACGTTAAACTCTAATAAATCAAGGTAGCAACAGCTTGGTTGTAACTGATTTCTGTTTTGCAGGTTTAACACATTGGCAGGAGGCATGGAAGGAGGCTCAGGTAAGACACTGTAATTTAAATAACATGGCCTAGCATCTTTAGAGTATTTCCCATTGATGTCAACTGTCTGCTTCACTCATAATTCCAGGAAACACTTTCTACCAGCCAGAATGCATTTTGGGTGACATGGACAACATCCACTCAGCAAACGGGAATGTACAACCTGGTGACAAGCCGGTCAGTGTGGCCACCATGGAGGCCGAAGGTCAAAACCTGAACTCTGGCTCCCGCCGCTTGTCCCCTCCTTCTGTTGCCATAGAAAAATCCACGGAGACGACAGCAAAAACAGAAACCACCAATAACGTGTCCCCATCAACCCAACCCAGCCCTTCCCCTGCACCTGATAGGCCAGAGGACCAGAACAATAACAACCATAGAGAGTCGAGTCCCACAAACAACTCTGTAGGCCACACCTCCCCTTCTCCATTACCTCCTGCTCCACCCTCACTGCCGAAGGTAGGCATAGATGATAATTACAACTAAACTGGAGTGCACAGTGCTGCTGTTTGCTAAAATAGACACTAATAATTCTTCTCTGAGTATTCTCTTTTATCATCTGCCCCTTTGAAATCTGTTACTGCTAACCCAAACATAATAATTGTTCCCTTTTAAAGCTGATGTGCTGACTAGGCAATTCCTGTTCTGCACTGTCAACActtttctgtgtctttcccTGTGTGCCGCAGGTGAAGCGAACCAACCTGAAGAAGCCGTCGTCAGAGCGAACAGGCCACGGCCTCAGAGTCAAGTTCAACCCTCTGGCTCTACTGCTGGATGCATCGTTAGAGGGAGAGTTTGATCTGGTGCAGAGGATTATATATGAGGTATCAgattatgttgttgttcttaTAAAGTTTGTGTCAATACATATTTCAAATTGGCAATGCTTGATAACTGTCTGCagatttaaaatcaaatcaggCCAGGTTTATTTTTATGATACAGTCAGTCAAAGGGCTTCAAAAACCTACATTAGTAATGGTTCTAAATCTAAACATAGGTATTATGCTTTGCAACCTTCAAAGTTCCTATGAAGACACTTGTGTAGAGGCAATTCAAAAAGAGATTACCTCTCAGACATCTGGGATTGCAATTAGAAAATGGGAATTATgtacagaaacatgaacagGTAGTTGTGATGATAAGTAATATCACAAAGTGAACAACTGACTTAGCTCTCCATCGGAAAACAGAATCTGAATCTGTGGGTGAAATTTTGGTCATAAGTCTCTGGTTTGATGGAAACATAGAGCACAGTTTTGTATGATAAAACTGCAAACTATATCACAGAACAGTAGAAAGTGGTGAAAGGTAATGGGCCGAGTACCATGCCCTGAGGGACTCCATACCTCACTGTGTGGACAGACAATTTGAGCGatgagaaaagcaaaaaaaggtaAGGGCTTTTTCAGTAATGCGATGTAGTTGAAACCATTCTTTGAGAATGTAGTGAGGTTAGTGTACTCTCATCAGAGAATCTCCTGTTGAACCTTAAAATGTTGGGCAGTCTTTCAGGGAGGGCTGAATATAATTTTGTGCTTTTGGTACATGTCTGTGTTGAATGAGGAAACATATCACCTCTTGCAACAGAAGAATATCTGTACATGCCAACATGActatacacccacacacagattTTTAACAGATCTGCTAATAACCAGAATATTTTGAAGCTTTCTAATACCTTCATTAGTATATGTTTTGTTATATGTAAAACTTACTCAGTATATGTTTGAGCCTCAAGAGCTCTGTCAGCGGAGAGGTGGTCTCAGTTTTCAGGTGTGGAAAGGAACTGTTGAGTACTTGCATTCTGTGTTTCACCGCAACACAAAGCTACTGAGAACAAAGCCTTAGATCTGTAAAGGCAAACTCCCATCTATCCCTGATCTTTCATTCTAATCAGTCCAGTATCTATgtttcagggttcgtacggatgcttgaaatccttgaaagtgcttgaatttcaatgttgtgttttcaaggtctgaaaagtgcttggattttagtttaagtgcttgaaagtgcttgacattataactatgtgtcttggcaacattgggatcagactggatagttttcttattacaaggagaaataaaatcagtgtgtgtgtgtgtatcatcacacatgcagcctggtaacaatagagaaggatggctgaggacaaggtgaatttgatgcaatttggactgatgacacgttcagtattaataaactttgatgaataagcgaaaagcttataaaagtttatgtcaaaaaagaaaattacagggtgcccttaggtctctctttgtcccggtgcaagtgtacctgaagaacgccaagtggcttccctttttttggacaaaactttttgttctcctttaatttctaaagtttttgctatcatgaaacatcattttagatgtttacagcataatacaatgtatgtaattgtgataaaaaagtgaaaaaaataatcacgagtatatatattcctgtagatatgtattttaccccagcgataaggtgctggaaaattttgtaaatgacccttaaaagggCTTGAacagtgcttgaatttgaccttgaaaaatgtgtacgaaccctgatgtttattttctcattatcCCTGTAGGTTGAAAATCCCAGTATGCCTAATGATGAAGGCATAACTCCCCTTCACAATGCTGTCTGCGCCGGCCATCACCATATTGTTAAGTTCCTGCTGGACTTTGGAGTTAATGTAAACGCAGCCGACAGTGACGGATGGTGAGTACCTTCAATCAGCTCGTCTATCATATAACACTCCAGACTAATAACAGAACGGCAGCTTCTGAAGGACTCGGATGTGTTTGTGAAATGAACACCCTCTGTTACAGCGATACTGGAGCTCAGCTCACAGGCAACAATGAGAGAGATAATTGCATTTCTAAATTCAGTTTTGACTCAGCTGCCTCCGCAGTATTGAAGGAAGAGATTACCAAGGCTAATGAGGATCTGCATTCAGAAGAAGTTTcgtgatttatttaatttgtgtttagTTTATGCCAGCCTGTTTCGTAATAATGTTAATTGACTTTTgccaaattacatttttgttacaACATCTTGGTCCTTTCTTGACCAGAGGTGAATGAACCTACCTAGCAGAGAAATGTCTGAGTCTGTTTAAAGTcatgtttctctgttcccccccccccaggacTCCTTTGCACTGTGCAGCTTCATGTAATAGCGTCCACCTCTGTAAGATGCTGGTGGAGTCGGGGGCTGCCATTTTTGCCACAACAATTAGTGACGTCGAAACAGCAGCAgacaaatgtgaagaaatggaGGAGGGCTACACACAGTGTTCTCAGTTCCTCTATGGTAGGTATATAGACAGGCAGTCAATGAATGTCAGATCATGCGACAATTACATGCTCTACTCAAAGCAACTTAATTTAATACTgacttctctttgtctctcccaGGTGTACAAGAAAAGTTGGGTGTGATGAACAAAGGTTTAGTCTACGCTCTCTGGGATTACACAGCCCAGCAGGCTGATGAGCTGTCGTTCAACGAGGGGGACGCCCTCACCGTGCTGCGCCGCCGTGACGAAACAGAGACAGATTGGTGGTGGGCACGGCTTAACGACCGCGAGGGATACATACCCAGGAACCTGCTCGGGGTGAGAGAATATAAGACATTACAACAGTCATCTTTTCATAAATGTGTGCACATACAGAGCCTGAGACACTTAATCGACTGCCACAGAAGTTGGACTACTCTGACTAAAAACGCAATAGATCACTCTATTCTCAATTCTCAATCCAGCCTAGCTCAACAGTTGACACATCACTAAGCCCTGCCAAGTCAACATTCCCGTTCTAGTTCAGCTCTTCTGCAGTTTATAGTTTAACATGAACATTACAGCTGGCAACAGTCTGTGTTGCTGGCTGAAATGACAACAGTCTCTGTCTGACTTGTTTAGCCGTTGCACGCTAATAAGTTGGTTGAAAACGACTTCCCCAGCTGACTTTTCAGAGTTTTCAGTTGATTCATTATGAATTGTGTAAAAGATTCATGACTGTTGAACATCAGTTGATGATCCATGAagcaaaatatagaaataaagaaacagtATAGTTCTCGTATTGCAGTCTACGGATAGTAATTCCCAGTGTTATtatgataatgaaaaaaaacgGACTGTTATTTTGATAGAACATAACACTGGCTACTCACCTCACACACTTGCTCACAGTATGTATGCTAGTGCGCTAATATTTGTCGCCTGCATACACTTGTCTTGTCTGTTTGCTTTCAATCTAATTTCTAAAGTTCTAAATTTCTATATTTAGAATATTGCTCTTActgcagctccacacacacacctcttcccTGCAGTATGGTTGCTAATCTGGGGGAGGCATTTAGTGTCTGGTCAAATGCCACCAGCTACAGGTTATGtgtccaaacacacaaaaaaaaaaacatttcaaagaatGCAATATACGGTGTATATATAGTAACCAGACATTTGATTATGTCACAATTAAGTGAGTAAAAGAAATTATTCTAATAACTAAGTCTccacaaaatacatttcatcttaaataaGCATACGTTGAGCATACCTCTGAACAGTGTCAATCTGATGTACAGATCAACTTTGGCCCACAAATGAAAGAAGAGATTCCACCAGTGATCTGGATTGTATGGAAACCCATTTCAACCAGTTAAACATAAAAACCGATGAAAACTCAGCTTGAAGAAAGAAATTCCCATGGTGAAGCATAATTATGAGAGAGAAACTCAAAatcatgagaaaaaaagtctaaattatTAGTTAAAAAGTCAAACTTATTAGATAGATGTTGAGTCTTATCTCAATATTGACTTCTTTTTCcacaattttgacttttttgtcataattttgatttattatgGTACATGAAGCTTAGTTTTCCATTTCAAGCttagttttccatttttttggttTCTGGTGGAAACGGGCTTCTAAATTTTCATCTcttgatgattattttttaaaaaccataTTTATGAAACTAGTAGCTAACACCATATAGCACTCCTAAATTCTTAAAGGAATGTTTACcagataaatacatttatttttgagaaTCAGCTCTAACCCCTGCAAACCTTTACTGATAAGCAGTTGTAGACAATGAATGGCTAGATTGATGGATTCAATAGGCTGCAACTGTATACCATGCTGCCTCAGTGTGAACGATTTGTGCATGTTGATTGTGACTGTGATTCACCAGAGGAACCAACTTAGTAAATGGCAGATTTTTTTCCACCCAGTGTCTTACAGTCTGCCGTCATGATGTTCACGCACCTTGAGAACAATGTTAACATCATGTAGTGACCCtgccctccatctctctctctctctctctctctctctctctctctctctctttctctctctctctctctctctctctccagctgtaCCCAAGGATCAAACCCAGACAACGCTCACTGGCATGAAGCCCAGATCAGGAGCCATGTGCACACTCACAGAGGGCGCATGCACAcagtgaagaagaggagcagcagcagcatgtgggCGTAGACGTTAGCCAAGAGAGACAGAACAAACGATGGAGGTAGTCGGGAGGAAACGACTGCCTCCCTCAGAAACAAAGATGGAACTCGCCACTCTAATGAAGCAACTTTTCTTCCAGTTTGTTTGGATGTAATGCTAGAATCACAGAGCCACTTTATGCTAGAGTCATAATATGTTTTCACTAAGTTGCTGCAGCTGAAAGGAATTGTCCAAATCTTACTTTGAGCAAAAGTAGCTTGGCAGCTTCACACAAAGTTCAGCCGCATGAGAGAagctgaacagaaaaaaattttATCATTTGGTTGCATCGTTGAGTTCTTCCAGAAAGCTCTCCTTGAGCTACCCAAATAATCCCGACCTTTGAATGCCACTTTATTTTTGTATGGTGTTAATTAACAAAAGCACCCACATGGATCCTTATGaa is from Sparus aurata chromosome 16, fSpaAur1.1, whole genome shotgun sequence and encodes:
- the LOC115597732 gene encoding apoptosis-stimulating of p53 protein 1-like isoform X8 codes for the protein MATRQQQQIETQQQMLVAKEQRLRYLHQGGRSNQGQTQSEAEKLQQLKERVETQEAKLKKIRAMRGQVDYSKLINGNLSAEIDHVSSLFQEKQAELQSAVVRVDQLTQQLEDLRRGRLQLHSVAPGQGAPTGSQGAPPGQKGSSLSGPAALELRKLYQELQARNRHNLEQSTKLAQNKELLNKRNAQVTVMDQRIGDLRERLHKKKAELSRMNGGGLSSPQTSSHPGSGVSGRVAAVCPYIQVPAEGRQEAGDPPPKPAPLSHIRSLSEEDRSGTRKPPSQWKVSDLDIVLSDPTGVSPQSGDSNNSESLKANEASWPSISKSVSDWRTNSPEQHPSGYGTYPSATHQAAGHHCATSSLPRSAPGTLGWPRSGGANATSSSPSSSSSSQQIQQRISVPPNSSQGPDTTSQPSPLSPQTERTDPPPAVAVRPYVPDHPSRPQSPRKGPPTMNSSSIYSMYLQHPQAKNYGSLSNRTTVKAVYGKPILPTSSNSPSPVPFLQGGGGVARAGGEDVTDKDRGKGGGESNDGQILPPPSVDNIPRPLSPTKLTPVAHSQLRYQSDADLEVLRRRLSNAPRPLKKRSSITEPEGPQGPNIQKLLYQRFNTLAGGMEGGSGNTFYQPECILGDMDNIHSANGNVQPGDKPVSVATMEAEGQNLNSGSRRLSPPSVAIEKSTETTAKTETTNNVSPSTQPSPSPAPDRPEDQNNNNHRESSPTNNSVGHTSPSPLPPAPPSLPKVKRTNLKKPSSERTGHGLRVKFNPLALLLDASLEGEFDLVQRIIYEVENPSMPNDEGITPLHNAVCAGHHHIVKFLLDFGVNVNAADSDGWTPLHCAASCNSVHLCKMLVESGAAIFATTISDVETAADKCEEMEEGYTQCSQFLYGVQEKLGVMNKGLVYALWDYTAQQADELSFNEGDALTVLRRRDETETDWWWARLNDREGYIPRNLLGLYPRIKPRQRSLA
- the LOC115597732 gene encoding apoptosis-stimulating of p53 protein 1-like isoform X7, whose protein sequence is MEWNEVDLVQEFTVEGQCSKIKVRSCRITWDSLQVPRVELTLSELQEMATRQQQQIETQQQMLVAKEQRLRYLHQGGRSNQGQTQSEAEKLQQLKERVETQEAKLKKIRAMRGQVDYSKLINGNLSAEIDHVSSLFQEKQAELQSAVVRVDQLTQQLEDLRRGRLQLHSVAPGQGAPTGSQGAPPGQKGSSLSGPAALELRKLYQELQARNRHNLEQSTKLAQNKELLNKRNAQVTVMDQRIGDLRERLHKKKAELSRMNGGGLSSPQTSSHPGSGVSGRVAAVCPYIQVPAEGRQEAGDPPPKPAPLSHIRSLSEEDRSGTRKPPSQWKVSDLDIVLSDPTGVSPQSGDSNNSESLKANEASWPSISKSVSDWRTNSPEQHPSGYGTYPSATHQAAGHHCATSSLPRSAPGTLGWPRSGGANATSSSPSSSSSSQQIQQRISVPPNSSQGPDTTSQPSPLSPQTERTDPPPAVAVRPYVPDHPSRPQSPRKGPPTMNSSSIYSMYLQHPQAKNYGSLSNRTTVKAVYGKPILPTSSNSPSPVPFLQGGGGVARAGGEDVTDKDRGKGGGESNDGQILPPPSVDNIPRPLSPTKLTPVAHSQLRYQSDADLEVLRRRLSNAPRPLKKRSSITEPEGPQGPNIQKLLYQRFNTLAGGMEGGSGNTFYQPECILGDMDNIHSANGNVQPGDKPVSVATMEAEGQNLNSGSRRLSPPSVAIEKSTETTAKTETTNNVSPSTQPSPSPAPDRPEDQNNNNHRESSPTNNSVGHTSPSPLPPAPPSLPKVKRTNLKKPSSERTGHGLRVKFNPLALLLDASLEGEFDLVQRIIYEVENPSMPNDEGITPLHNAVCAGHHHIVKFLLDFGVNVNAADSDGWTPLHCAASCNSVHLCKMLVESGAAIFATTISDVETAADKCEEMEEGYTQCSQFLYGVQEKLGVMNKGLVYALWDYTAQQADELSFNEGDALTVLRRRDETETDWWWARLNDREGYIPRNLLGLYPRIKPRQRSLA
- the LOC115597732 gene encoding apoptosis-stimulating of p53 protein 1-like isoform X4; the encoded protein is MKRVFGLVLERLVFVSKNLKLSKCRKQQKKKKKLKTKPAVILTVYLNDTQQMLTEVPVTPATRVIDVVEYCKEAGEGDCHLAEVWNGHERVLPSEVLLLDLLKQWGARRPEVSFYLRHCPSWTQGSQQPLEQSWTTEATESANDRVPRVELTLSELQEMATRQQQQIETQQQMLVAKEQRLRYLHQGGRSNQGQTQSEAEKLQQLKERVETQEAKLKKIRAMRGQVDYSKLINGNLSAEIDHVSSLFQEKQAELQSAVVRVDQLTQQLEDLRRGRLQLHSVAPGQGAPTGSQGAPPGQKGSSLSGPAALELRKLYQELQARNRHNLEQSTKLAQNKELLNKRNAQVTVMDQRIGDLRERLHKKKAELSRMNGGGLSSPQTSSHPGSGVSGRVAAVCPYIQVPAEGRQEAGDPPPKPAPLSHIRSLSEEDRSGTRKPPSQWKVSDLDIVLSDPTGVSPQSGDSNNTNEASWPSISKSVSDWRTNSPEQHPSGYGTYPSATHQAAGHHCATSSLPRSAPGTLGWPRSGGANATSSSPSSSSSSQQIQQRISVPPNSSQERTDPPPAVAVRPYVPDHPSRPQSPRKGPPTMNSSSIYSMYLQHPQAKNYGSLSNRTTVKAVYGKPILPTSSNSPSPVPFLQGGGGVARAGGEDVTDKDRGKGGGESNDGQILPPPSVDNIPRPLSPTKLTPVAHSQLRYQSDADLEVLRRRLSNAPRPLKKRSSITEPEGPQGPNIQKLLYQRFNTLAGGMEGGSGNTFYQPECILGDMDNIHSANGNVQPGDKPVSVATMEAEGQNLNSGSRRLSPPSVAIEKSTETTAKTETTNNVSPSTQPSPSPAPDRPEDQNNNNHRESSPTNNSVGHTSPSPLPPAPPSLPKVKRTNLKKPSSERTGHGLRVKFNPLALLLDASLEGEFDLVQRIIYEVENPSMPNDEGITPLHNAVCAGHHHIVKFLLDFGVNVNAADSDGWTPLHCAASCNSVHLCKMLVESGAAIFATTISDVETAADKCEEMEEGYTQCSQFLYGVQEKLGVMNKGLVYALWDYTAQQADELSFNEGDALTVLRRRDETETDWWWARLNDREGYIPRNLLGLYPRIKPRQRSLA
- the LOC115597732 gene encoding apoptosis-stimulating of p53 protein 1-like isoform X1; its protein translation is MKRVFGLVLERLVFVSKNLKLSKCRKQQKKKKKLKTKPAVILTVYLNDTQQMLTEVPVTPATRVIDVVEYCKEAGEGDCHLAEVWNGHERVLPSEVLLLDLLKQWGARRPEVSFYLRHCPSWTQGSQQPLEQSWTTEATESANDRVPRVELTLSELQEMATRQQQQIETQQQMLVAKEQRLRYLHQGGRSNQGQTQSEAEKLQQLKERVETQEAKLKKIRAMRGQVDYSKLINGNLSAEIDHVSSLFQEKQAELQSAVVRVDQLTQQLEDLRRGRLQLHSVAPGQGAPTGSQGAPPGQKGSSLSGPAALELRKLYQELQARNRHNLEQSTKLAQNKELLNKRNAQVTVMDQRIGDLRERLHKKKAELSRMNGGGLSSPQTSSHPGSGVSGRVAAVCPYIQVPAEGRQEAGDPPPKPAPLSHIRSLSEEDRSGTRKPPSQWKVSDLDIVLSDPTGVSPQSGDSNNSESLKANEASWPSISKSVSDWRTNSPEQHPSGYGTYPSATHQAAGHHCATSSLPRSAPGTLGWPRSGGANATSSSPSSSSSSQQIQQRISVPPNSSQGPDTTSQPSPLSPQTERTDPPPAVAVRPYVPDHPSRPQSPRKGPPTMNSSSIYSMYLQHPQAKNYGSLSNRTTVKAVYGKPILPTSSNSPSPVPFLQGGGGVARAGGEDVTDKDRGKGGGESNDGQILPPPSVDNIPRPLSPTKLTPVAHSQLRYQSDADLEVLRRRLSNAPRPLKKRSSITEPEGPQGPNIQKLLYQRFNTLAGGMEGGSGNTFYQPECILGDMDNIHSANGNVQPGDKPVSVATMEAEGQNLNSGSRRLSPPSVAIEKSTETTAKTETTNNVSPSTQPSPSPAPDRPEDQNNNNHRESSPTNNSVGHTSPSPLPPAPPSLPKVKRTNLKKPSSERTGHGLRVKFNPLALLLDASLEGEFDLVQRIIYEVENPSMPNDEGITPLHNAVCAGHHHIVKFLLDFGVNVNAADSDGWTPLHCAASCNSVHLCKMLVESGAAIFATTISDVETAADKCEEMEEGYTQCSQFLYGVQEKLGVMNKGLVYALWDYTAQQADELSFNEGDALTVLRRRDETETDWWWARLNDREGYIPRNLLGLYPRIKPRQRSLA
- the LOC115597732 gene encoding apoptosis-stimulating of p53 protein 1-like isoform X5 — protein: MLPVILTVYLNDTQQMLTEVPVTPATRVIDVVEYCKEAGEGDCHLAEVWNGHERVLPSEVLLLDLLKQWGARRPEVSFYLRHCPSWTQGSQQPLEQSWTTEATESANDRVPRVELTLSELQEMATRQQQQIETQQQMLVAKEQRLRYLHQGGRSNQGQTQSEAEKLQQLKERVETQEAKLKKIRAMRGQVDYSKLINGNLSAEIDHVSSLFQEKQAELQSAVVRVDQLTQQLEDLRRGRLQLHSVAPGQGAPTGSQGAPPGQKGSSLSGPAALELRKLYQELQARNRHNLEQSTKLAQNKELLNKRNAQVTVMDQRIGDLRERLHKKKAELSRMNGGGLSSPQTSSHPGSGVSGRVAAVCPYIQVPAEGRQEAGDPPPKPAPLSHIRSLSEEDRSGTRKPPSQWKVSDLDIVLSDPTGVSPQSGDSNNSESLKANEASWPSISKSVSDWRTNSPEQHPSGYGTYPSATHQAAGHHCATSSLPRSAPGTLGWPRSGGANATSSSPSSSSSSQQIQQRISVPPNSSQGPDTTSQPSPLSPQTERTDPPPAVAVRPYVPDHPSRPQSPRKGPPTMNSSSIYSMYLQHPQAKNYGSLSNRTTVKAVYGKPILPTSSNSPSPVPFLQGGGGVARAGGEDVTDKDRGKGGGESNDGQILPPPSVDNIPRPLSPTKLTPVAHSQLRYQSDADLEVLRRRLSNAPRPLKKRSSITEPEGPQGPNIQKLLYQRFNTLAGGMEGGSGNTFYQPECILGDMDNIHSANGNVQPGDKPVSVATMEAEGQNLNSGSRRLSPPSVAIEKSTETTAKTETTNNVSPSTQPSPSPAPDRPEDQNNNNHRESSPTNNSVGHTSPSPLPPAPPSLPKVKRTNLKKPSSERTGHGLRVKFNPLALLLDASLEGEFDLVQRIIYEVENPSMPNDEGITPLHNAVCAGHHHIVKFLLDFGVNVNAADSDGWTPLHCAASCNSVHLCKMLVESGAAIFATTISDVETAADKCEEMEEGYTQCSQFLYGVQEKLGVMNKGLVYALWDYTAQQADELSFNEGDALTVLRRRDETETDWWWARLNDREGYIPRNLLGLYPRIKPRQRSLA